CTTTGAACTTTGTATGTGGCTTAATTGTTCCTGGTTTACATAATACTTGTCCTCTTTGAATCTCTGTTCTTTGGATTCCTCTTAATAGTAATCCTACGTTATCTCCAGCTTGTGCTTGGTCTAATAACTTTCTGAACATCTCTACTCCTGTTACTACTACTTTTCTTGATTCTTCTGCAATTCCTACAAGTTCTACTTCGTCTTGTACTTTTATTACTCCTCTTTCTACTCTTCCTGTTGCTACTGTTCCTCTACCTGTAATTGAGAATACGTCCTCTACTGGCATTAGGAATGTTTTGTCTGTTGCTCTTACTGGTTCTGGAACGTATGTGTCGATTTGCTCGAATAATTCTACGATCTTATCTCCCCATGGTCCTTCTGGATTGTTTAATGCTTGTAATGCTGATCCTCTGATGATTGGTGTATCATCTCCTGGAAATTCGTATTCGTTAAGTAAGTCTCTTACTTCCATTTCTACTAGTTCTAATAACTCTTCGTCATCTACCATATCACATTTGTTTAAGAATACTACGATGTATGGTACCCCTACCTGTCTTGATAATAGAATGTGCTCTCTTGTTTGTGGCATTGGACCATCTGCTGCTGAACATACTAAGATTGCTCCATCC
This DNA window, taken from Alkaliphilus flagellatus, encodes the following:
- the tuf gene encoding elongation factor Tu, with the protein product MAKAKFDRSKPHVNIGTIGHVDHGKTTLTAAITNTLNVRYGTGAAVAFDKIDKAPEERERGITISTSHVEYETPNRHYAHVDCPGHADYVKNMITGAAQMDGAILVCSAADGPMPQTREHILLSRQVGVPYIVVFLNKCDMVDDEELLELVEMEVRDLLNEYEFPGDDTPIIRGSALQALNNPEGPWGDKIVELFEQIDTYVPEPVRATDKTFLMPVEDVFSITGRGTVATGRVERGVIKVQDEVELVGIAEESRKVVVTGVEMFRKLLDQAQAGDNVGLLLRGIQRTEIQRGQVLCKPGTIKPHTKFKAEVYVLKKEEGGRHTPFFDGYRPQFYFRTTDVTGSTKLPEGMEMVMPGDNVTMEIELIHPIAIEEGLRFAIREGGRTVGSGVVASIIE